ACCTGTTAAGAGATGTGCATAACACCAAGCCACCCAACGAGAACCTGCCAACAAGATTATGTTCCAAATTCCTCGTGAAGCATGGAATTTTCCGCTCTTCATTTTTCTGACACCAAGAATACTGTCCTAAACAACTTTTGTCCCCTTAGCAGTGTCATCTCTTCAGTTCCAAAAAAACGCGTTGAACTTTTTGCTCAATAGATATGATAACAAAAGCAGGAAGAATGAACTTAACGGGCCAGTAGttttgaataatgaaaatagCAGGTAGCAAACTGTAATTTTCTGGcaaaagataataatttaaatgcCTGCTACTGCAATCTGTTGGTGATCTAATCAATGAGGGCTTTAGAATCATCATGACTCAATTTACAGAGAAGAGGATCTTCGAAATACTTGTCTGGTAACCTTCCCATTATAAACCAGTAGATTTGGGGACTGAGAGAGAATAAAATTGTTGCATGGTGGAATTAACAGAGCTTCAATTGAACCTTCAGAACACCATGAGGTTATCAGCAAAGCGAAGATGTCTAACAGAGATTTTCTTACACAATGGGTGGTTGAGAAGACACCACCAGGTTCATATAAAGCAAAAATTTACCACCAGACGTCCACGTCCTCCCAGAAAAACTCAGGAGCTAAAGCAAGGCTACACTGTTTTCGCTTATATGAACTATTTAGCAAGAGCATCAACAGTGCAATTAGCTGAATAGTATCTGACAGAATCAAGTACTCGGTTGAACAGACTTAAGCTGCATAATAGTAAATGATGCTTCACAAGAAACTTAAGAGAGGCTCATCTGACCTCAAACTGGGATGCCTGCCCACAACGCTATTACCAGGTTCAGGTTTCTGAACTCCCCTCTTGCGCATTGTTTTTCTCACTCTCATAGCTTCATTCCACCGTCCTGCACTTGCATAAGTGTTTGCAAGAAGAACGTAGTCACTGCTGTGATCTGGTTCCAATTCCAAAAGCTGTTTCCTAACCTGCTTCCCGAGTTCAACATTCCCGTGCAACCTACAAGCAGCCAACAATGTTCTCCACACAATGGCATTGCACTGCATTGGCATATTACTTATTAATCGATAAGCCTCCTCAACGAAACCAGCTCGACCCAAAATATCCACCATGCACCCATAGTGCTTTATTGTTGGTTGGATATGGTACTCTTTCTTCATAAGATCAAAAAATCTCCATCCTTTATCAACCATCCCTCCATGGCTGCAAGCAGACAAAACCACCAAGAAAGTAATATCATCTGGTGCCCAGAGCTTTTGTTCTAGCATATTGGAAAAGAGAACCAATGCCTCATTTGCATAGCCATGACTTGCCAGTCCCAAAATCATCGTATTCCATGTTACTGTATTCTTCTTGTTCATCCCATTGAATATCTCAAACGCTTCTTCAAGAGCTCCACACTTCGCATACATATCAAGGAGTGAATTATTAACCTCTGTAGTCCACCCATGACCAATATTGCTAATACAAGAATGAACCCATCTCCCAAAATCTAACGCACCCAATGCAGAACATGCGGAGAGGATCACAACGAATGTGGCCTCGTCAGGCTCCTTGCCGAATTTCAACATCCTTGAGAACATGTCAAGTGCTTCATTGAACTTACCACAAGAGACATGACAATCAATTATAATATTCCATGCCACTAATTCTGGGTTGGGAATTTCTTCAAACAGTTGGCGGGATGCTTCTATTTCCTTAAACGAGCCATACATATGAACAAGGGTGTTCCTAACAAAGACATGTGAATTAAGCCCCCGTTTCAACGTGCTGCAATGGATTAGTCTCCCCAACAAAACCAACCCTAACCGGCCACAAACCTTTAGCAAGAATGAGAAAGTGAAGCTGTCTGACACTAAACCTCTCTCTTGCATTCTTTTGTAGTAATCAAAAGCTTTTCGAGGGTCATTAGCCTTGCCAAAACCCCTAATCAtcgtattaaaaataaaagcatcgGGGTCACCAATCTTTTCAAAAACTGAAACAGCATAGTTCATATCTCCATGCTCTGCAGCAGCACAAAACACAATGACCTTGCCTACAACAAAACGGTTCTGCTCAAAGCCAAGTTGGATTACACGGGCATGGATTTGCTTCAAATCTTTCATACAAGAGCAGTTCTTCAAAAAGGTTATGACAGTTTCTTCCTTTGATATGGAAACAGTATTTATGGCTGAAATACGTGAACGAAAGGAACCCAATTGCAGGGCCTTCAAGTTCGATTTTAAGCGGCAAAGGTAGTTAATGATCATGGCAAAACAGTTGAAATTTAAGAAGACATGAATGATGAATATTAATCTGATGAACCAAAAGCTAGCTTCCAATCCTTCAAACGcaaataaatttcttataagGTTAGTTACTAATTGCAGGTAGCATGGAGGGCTTGCCTTGAACTGATCCAAAAGATGAACTCGAGTCTCACTCACCAACCCGAAAGTACCACTAGCTGTTAAACCATAACAGAGCTAGCTTTGGAGACCAAGTTCTGTATAAAAAGAAAGACTTGCTTGTCCAGCCTAATACTTCGGATACTGTAAgaacttcaaaattaaacatGCTTGTGCTGTAATAATATTAGTATGGTAAATTTTCGGGAATTCCTATGCATTCTAATTCATATGCAAATATATGATCATTAGCAGAGATTTAAGTGGATCAACTTTCCCTCGTGATATGATTCTTGAGAGTGACCTTTCATCTTCTGAGAGCGACCTCGatgaatatatcaaaaatatatattaaaaaaaagaagaaaaacttttttgtgatgataaaaaataaaaatattgatgtttgaCGTGGGACACCGATATTTCTATCCTTATTTGAGTACCGtgggaaataaaaaataaaacttacatCTGGAGATTTTTCAGTCGTTGTACTTTTTTATACGGAGTAATATGATTCAATTACCATCaaagtaaaaattttaaaattttgtgttctgagtcttttttattttttattaatttttttttttgttattataaatttcattaagagaaaattacttttaataaatataaaataacattttaatagaAAAGTTGTTGATATATGCTATGTTTATGTCAACACGTGAAagatatttaattcaatttcatgaCTTGAATCATGAGTTTAATGAGTTAACTCATATTAACTCTCCTTGTTATTCaggttatatatttattatttttgtttttggattcgaggaaactTCACCTCCCGAAAACGT
The sequence above is drawn from the Populus alba chromosome 15, ASM523922v2, whole genome shotgun sequence genome and encodes:
- the LOC118050987 gene encoding pentatricopeptide repeat-containing protein At4g21065, whose product is MIINYLCRLKSNLKALQLGSFRSRISAINTVSISKEETVITFLKNCSCMKDLKQIHARVIQLGFEQNRFVVGKVIVFCAAAEHGDMNYAVSVFEKIGDPDAFIFNTMIRGFGKANDPRKAFDYYKRMQERGLVSDSFTFSFLLKVCGRLGLVLLGRLIHCSTLKRGLNSHVFVRNTLVHMYGSFKEIEASRQLFEEIPNPELVAWNIIIDCHVSCGKFNEALDMFSRMLKFGKEPDEATFVVILSACSALGALDFGRWVHSCISNIGHGWTTEVNNSLLDMYAKCGALEEAFEIFNGMNKKNTVTWNTMILGLASHGYANEALVLFSNMLEQKLWAPDDITFLVVLSACSHGGMVDKGWRFFDLMKKEYHIQPTIKHYGCMVDILGRAGFVEEAYRLISNMPMQCNAIVWRTLLAACRLHGNVELGKQVRKQLLELEPDHSSDYVLLANTYASAGRWNEAMRVRKTMRKRGVQKPEPGNSVVGRHPSLRSDEPLLSFL